The region TCTTGAAATCCATCACGCCGTCCGGCGTGCAAAAACGCAGCCGCGTCATGGCATTGACGATGCAGCGCAGGCGGTCGGCACCCTGCAAGTCGTCGCGCCAGGCGGCCGGCTCGTTGCCGTACATCGTGCGCAGGAAACCGGCCCAGTCATCGCTGCGCAGCATGGCCGACACTTCGCCGCTCAAGGCCAGCGCCTGCTGCGCGCTCCATTGCGGCAGCAAGCCCGCATGCACGAGCAGATGGCCGTCATGCGCCAGCGCCAGGGGGCGGCAACGCAGCCAGGCGATCAATTCCTCGCGGTCGGGTGCATCGAGGATTTCGGCCAGCGTGTCGGACGCGTGCTGTGGACGGATGCCGTTGGCCACGGCCAGCAGGTGCAGGTCATGGTTGCCCAGCACGCTGTCGGCCAGGCCTTGCCGCGCCAGCGCATGGACATGGCGCAAGGTGGCCAGCGAGGCGGGGCCGCGGTTGATCAGGTCGCCCGCAAACAGGAGGCGGTAAGGGCCATCGGCTGCCGCCTGGATCTGTTCGATCAATTCGACAGTCTGTGCATGGCAGCCTTGCAGATCGCCGATAAAATAGGTTTTCATGTGTGCTGGAGATGGTGGATGGCTGGACGATCTCATTATTACATGCATGATGCCTGAAACCGGCTGCTTTGATGGCGACAGGGCGGATGGCGCGCCCGCCATGCAGGGAAGGGCGGCAGCATCGCCGATTATCGCGGCTGGCCATTTCCGTTTTATTCTGCCGCCGCCGCTATCGGAACACCGCGCGTGATACCGAGAATAAAACGCTGCCGAAGGCGATTGCGTTATGCATGCCGTGCTGCCAGCATGGCAAATAGATCGCTGCTGAATAATATGCGCCGGCATGCTGCGGATTGGCTGGCTTGCACGCCGCCTTTCTTATAAGAAAGCGATGCGCGCTGTTTTGAGAAAAGCGAATCCCGCCATGTTTATTGATTATCCATTTCGCCCTGCCGTCATATTCTTCATTTAATCTTAATGTTGGCCATGTAAATAAAATTCCGAATGCAAAGCTATGGCTGGTGATTATTCAGGCGGCACGCAGATATTTTTACAATGTAGTATATTTCATGGGATTTTATTATTACTCAGATTAACGTAAAGGATGTAAGTGATGGATCTGTCAACGATGACGATGCTGGAATTGCGTAAACTGGACGATGGCGTCAAGCAGGAATTGCAGGGCCGCGAACGTGACGATTTGAACAAGGCGCGCGAACAGATCATGGCGATTGCGCAGCAGGCAGGCATTCCACTGAAGCAATTGATACTCGACGGCCTGCATCCGCGCACGGGCAAGGTCGCGGTGCGCTATCGCCATCCGGACAATGCGGCCGAGCAGTGGACAGGCCGTGGCCGCCAGCCGTTGTGGGTCAGGCAGTGGGTGGAATCGGGCAAGTCCATCGATCTGCTGCGCGTATAATCCGGTATACTTTTGGCGCAGTTGCAAGCGTATGCCTGCCATGCACCATACCTTGGGCCCAACTTCATACCGACCAAACCATGCTTCCACTGTCAAGAACGATCTTCAAAGCCTACGATATTCGCGGCATCATCGCTCAAACCCTCGATGCCGGCGTAGCCCACAAGATTGGACAGGCGTTTGGCGCGGCGGCCCTGGAAAAGGGAGAAAAGCGGGTAGTGATCGGCCGCGATGGCCGGCTGTCCGGCCCCGAATTGACGGCGGCACTGGCGCAGGGCCTGCAGGCCGCAGGCGTCGACGTGATCGACCTGGGCGTGGTGGCCACGCCGATGGTGTACTTCGGCACCAATGTGCTCGATACGCGCTCCGGCATCATGGTCACGGGCAGCCACAATCCGCCCAACTACAACGGTTTCAAGATGGTGCTGGACGGCGAAGCGATACACGGCGAGGCGATCCAGGCACTGTACCACCGCATCGTGGCGCAGGACGTCGGCACCACTGACATTGCCCGTTTGGGCAGCTACGCCACGCACGAC is a window of Janthinobacterium sp. 1_2014MBL_MicDiv DNA encoding:
- a CDS encoding symmetrical bis(5'-nucleosyl)-tetraphosphatase; its protein translation is MKTYFIGDLQGCHAQTVELIEQIQAAADGPYRLLFAGDLINRGPASLATLRHVHALARQGLADSVLGNHDLHLLAVANGIRPQHASDTLAEILDAPDREELIAWLRCRPLALAHDGHLLVHAGLLPQWSAQQALALSGEVSAMLRSDDWAGFLRTMYGNEPAAWRDDLQGADRLRCIVNAMTRLRFCTPDGVMDFKMKESGSAPPGSGLLPWFDVPGRRSAGDTVVFGHWSALGLQLRPHLIGLDSGCVWGGKLSAVCLEDRSLLQVACPAFQQHSGKQ
- a CDS encoding H-NS histone family protein, translated to MDLSTMTMLELRKLDDGVKQELQGRERDDLNKAREQIMAIAQQAGIPLKQLILDGLHPRTGKVAVRYRHPDNAAEQWTGRGRQPLWVRQWVESGKSIDLLRV